ATAAAAACAATTCTAATCTTTCAAAGAACcagtaatttttataaaaagaaaatcactttttgtcatattattttgataaatttacttcctcaataacatatatatgatatcgatgttttgaagaattgaagaatTGATGATACATtgtaatatatttcttttttcccatGTCAAATAGGATTTATTTTTCGATGGTATTGTGAACATCCTCACTCAATCTCATTTGGACAtgtgtaaaataaaattataataaaatataaaaaggagATCAAATAGGAAGAATATGATCATCTCCAAACATACAAGAATTGATCAAGTTATAGTAGTCAAAAGATGTCTTATTTTTATGAGCAATAACTTGTATTATTAGAATTCAATATTCCATAATGGAAGGAGCATTTTCAAAGGTGTAGAATTTTCCATCTTCCATAAAATTAGACACTTGTTAGATAGACATTTATATATCCATCTAGGCAATGCAAATGATGACCCTAGATTAGTGTAGCATTTCTCCTTTTCCCAAAAGAAATGATGTTCCAAAGCATGATGCCTGAAACCCTATTCATTGCCACATACTCACCATCCCATAGGCCGAGGCAAGGTGCCAAGGTGCCAAATCAACTTTATGCATGTAccatagagaaaaaaaagagaggaggaGAGGCATTAGGGCCTACAGACAACTAAGCATTGTAAGACtaaaagcattaaaaaaaaaagaaaggcaaAAAAACCCATGctaaaaagaagagaaagtactaaacaaagggaaaagaaaacacATACATCCCACTGCCCAAAACCCTCCTAAAACCCCTCTTATTTCTCCTAGGTTTTTACTCTTTCATATACACATACATTACAAAATTATCCCAACCCCTTAATACACTCATACAAGTAGTATAAGCTATGATCTTCCTTCCCAAGTTGGCTGAATTTCACATGAGTGAACATGCATTAGGGTTTTCATCACTGAAAAATTGGAATGAGTCCGACGGTGGATGCACCGATGGTGGATTCGAGTCGAAATCGGACGGTGGAGGTTCTGTCCATGGACCAGGGTGCATGTAGGCGTAGGAGTATTGTGGTGGGGGTGTTGCGTAGTATGATGCCCCATGGCTGGTACTTGGGTGCATTGTGTTGTAACTAACAGTGTATGCTGGCTGTGGGGGTGCATAGTAATGTGGTGGGTAGTGGTACACGGTTTGAGTTGAGGCTGGGGCTGGACCATGGCTCGGAGCAGGGCTAGGGTTGGGTGAGCCAGGGGGTGCTGCTGGTGTGTCAGAAGATGGTGCACCCACATCAGAGTTGGGTTTTTGccccttctttttcttctttttactTCCATTGCCACTACCACCTTTGTCTGCACAAGCATCACTTTCGCCAACCTTCTTTTCCGCAGCCGGAGGCGCTTCACCGGCTGGCGACGCCTCCGGTTTCTTCACCTCTGGTTTTGCCTCCTTTTGAGCGGCTGCACCGTTTTTGGCGGCGGGGCCATTTTCCCCAACCTtagcaccaccaccaccaccacctccgccGCCGCTGCCGCTGGCTGCAGCAGCTTCACTGTGTTTGGGTTCAGGGTTTTTGGTGGGTTCTTGTACTGCTTCAAATTTCACTGTTGACTTCTCTTTATCTCCACCATGGCCGCCTTCTTGTTCGTTGCTTTCTTGgtccttttgtttctctttgttctttgattttttctctttccGATGGTCAGCTTTTTCCGGCCACAACTCGGCGTGTTTTCCATTCTTCACCAGCTTCTTCAGCAAGGTCTCTACGTCCACGTTGCCGGTGACACAGACTTTTTGTTGCCTGGTGTCAATTTCTGTGGTGTAAACACCTGACAATGGAAGAGAAGTACATCAGTGAAATTTGCGAGAAAATCGAAGGAAACTGAACAGGACCCAGATGAGAAAGTGGGAAAGTGTGAGATTTGAGCTGAAATAGAACTGAGAATGAAGGAGAGAACTAAGGAGTGAGACTGTCAGGAAATGAAGCAGACCCATGGGACAGAAATAGTCAAAACTGTGAGATTTGAGCTAAAATACAACTGAAAATGGAAGGGAATCTGAGGAAACTCGAAAGAAAAGAGTGAAATCGGAGGAAAATCAAGAAGACCCAGAAAGAATGAGCGTAAAAGTACGAGATTTGAGCTGAAAAATGCCTCAGAACAGAGAAAGCTGGGAAGGAATTATGAGTGAAGTTGCAGGGGAGACGAACAAGAACCAGGTGAAAAAAAGCAAGAAACTTTGAGACATCAGCGcctgaaaatggaggaaaaaaacaaGACCCTGATGAACAAACACAAGAAACAATGAGATTTGGGGAGAAATACAAATGAAACAGCAGAAGCATTCAAAGAATCTTGAGCTTACCATCAATATTCTGTAGgattttcttcactttctttttGCATCCTTCGCAGTGGATGGAGACTTTCAACACCCATGTCTGAAAAACAAAGCAGATCAATCAAGCAGGTCAAGAACTTCTAACAGAGCTAAAGAAGAAGCCTGTTCAAAAAACAACAGGTGGGTGGCCATAAAACCACGCTCTTTACCTTGTATTTTAAGGGTTCTAACGCCTCTTCCACCACTTCTTTTGCCTCTCCTTGTGTTGCCATAGGAGAAAAGCAGAAGCTGCTtccttgagagagagagagggagggagggacgGACGGACGGAGGGAAGAGAGGACTGCGGCAGTGGAAGCCTTTAAGAAGAAGTAAGGAGTGTGAGGCCTTaaagggggagagagagagaggacaaATCTAGTGGGGCTGCAGTAGTTGGTGCTCTGTGGGTTTAACTAAACTTCTTTCACAAGTTCTCATGATGGACACCCATATCCCACCTGTAAATTTAGCattctgattttaaaaaactatatcTTTATTGTATAGAAAACTGGATCCATTTTATTCTTGGCTAGTGCTGTACAAAAGTTCCATTCATAATGCTTTTTAATTCTTTGCTTTAATTAAGCACCATTTCAAGCTTTATTTTTAGCTATATGTTTCTTGCTTAACATTCATGTAAGGTAGAGATGTTGGTTTTTTAACTTGTTATTTTATCAATCTTTTTCTCTTTACATCTGTGCTTGACTGTATTACATTCATCTTTTGTATTGATATTTTGTGAAGTGGTAATACTATTTTTGCATGTAACACGCAATCTTGAATATTTGATGcctaatatcatttttctttgtcatACTAAATACcttagttaatttcatttatttaaagaaaattagatACAAATGAAATTAGATGAGAGCATTTAgtatgatattaaatttttttattatatatatatatatataataagatataTGATTAGATTATGGAAAATTTAATCAAGTATATAAAAAGGTAATAGTTGAAACAATAGGCCGGAGACTAAGGATGGGCATGAGGGATTAGTCAACAACCTTTCCATCAAGTTAAGTGATGACCAAGTATAGTCAAGTGGTGAAAGAACAAGATGTTGGATGTTTAGCTTAACATACCTTCTTCAACGATCAAGACACTAACAACTTTAGGAAAAGAAGATGACTAGAAAAAAGTTGGATGGAACAAAAGCCTCTTGAGGAAATGAAATGGGAAGTTTCCTCTAAAGGTCTAAGCTAGGGCACTTTTATAGCTTCATTTTGTATTAGGGAGGTGAAAATTGTAGGTAAGAGATGCTTATATGCTATTGGTTAGTTGAACTTATGTGAGGGAGTGGTATCTTATctagtttatttattaataatgtaATTAGTTTGAAATAGAACGGGACATTGGTTTTTTGTACGCAACTACAATTAAGCAATTTTACTATTGAGCTCAAGGTATGCTTATTTGCTTTACTTAACACAATCCATTAAGGAGTTATGTGGGTGAGAAGTTCCTTGTCTCGATAAATTATCTTTACGTTAGATCAAGTTTTATTGTTAATTGATGACCTCATGGTGATTTGGGTTATGCGTCTCTAACAGTCAATTATGAAACTTTATCAACAActcaaatcataaattaaaatataataattgatattaaCAACTTCGATCAGTGCCAATAGAGATTAAAATGAATCATAGGAATGAACCTAGAAGAAAACTTTGCATGTCACTTTTGAGTTGCCAATTTGGGCATCTATGGCCCATTGTAAGAAATTCCTTTTCAACTATCCTACTTTTGTTGCTGAACCAAGTAGTTGGGGAAAAACCCCTTGAAGAGAATTTTGTGATAATGCTGCTGCAGTGGCATTAATGGTGGTGGGTTGGAAGTGGGCTGCAGAAATGGTGACTGTGACCCACTTTCTAGGGTTTAAGGTTAACCAATAAAGGCTGAATTCTCTTTAATtccataaaaaacaattgacCCAACTTCCATATTCTGAATCCTAGAAAGAGTAAGATTTAAATAAAGGCCTGTAatctgaaggaaaaaaaaaaaaaaaaaaaagcaaaattccTCCACTCAGATACAGAAAGCTTTGTCAGATACAAATACAATGGTGGTATGCTGTCAAATTTATTCCTATATATGATAGTCAATTATCAAAGGCACAACTTTAGTTTTATTATGCTGATGAATTAAGTGATTGGACCTTGTAATAAATTCCCAAAGAGATGAGATATTGATATCTCTCTGGACAGCATCTCTTGACAGGCTAGGTGTGGAGTGAGATAACAGTCAAACAGTAGTGGCTATGCAGAATGTTGAAGATTCTGCCCAATTTCTAATGGGAGAATTATTTTTGGGGTATATGAGCCCAAATTAATAAAAGCTCcgtataactcttcaaattgagttgaaggatatgaaatagtaacggacaaatataccctgaacacatataaaatattttataaaattaagttaaatattttttttttcaatattttttttttcaaaaatactaaattaaataaaagtagttttcaaaagtattaaattaaatatttttttttcaaaaatattaaattaaattaaagtatttaaaaaatatattaaattaaatattaaattaaataaatttattttaaaaaaatattaaattaaataaaagtattttaaaaaatattaaattacataaaagtatttttaaaaaatattaaattaaataaaagtatttttcaaaaatattaatttttttctcaaaatcaacaaagggtatttttggaaacactgaaggatgatatccttcaactcaatttccatactttcattgggtctttggctcaatttgaagagttacatggaccttttattaatttggggatccatctacccccaaaacataattctcccattTCTAATCTATCACCTTttaggtttatttatttttatttactaattatcatatattttttaaaaagaaatttagagagaaaaaaaatgatggttttaaaataattccaatttatGAAAAGAAACTACTTGGTCAAAGTTCTCATCCATATATCCTCAATCATAATCATCTTTTAAAGCCATGATTTCATAAGTggaaattttagtaaaaattatttctttaaaaaaaaattttgaaataaatatttgaaaagagatttttttttcttgaaagtttttaaatatatttagtttttaaaaagtgttaaggaatgaaaaaaaatgtttaaaaataacttttttatgtttgaatatCATGAataagaggagaaaaaaatttaagaaaaaggagaaaatattAGGGCTTTATTTGATAACTAAAttcgaaaacagttttttatttattaaaacaaaataaaaaaaggggggAATATCTTTAATCactaaataatagaaaataattttttattcttaaaaaaaaatgctttcaaaaaatatttttttatttgttttgttttcaattatttttacttgtttttttgaACGTTgcgttaaaaaattattatataaaggattatttgattaaaaggttttctcaaaactcaatttttgaaatttaatctcctaccattttttaatatcatttggataaaaatgcCCTAAttatattcttataaaaataatcatttattttaaaacctacatgtaaatacttgaaataaaaaatgacatttatataaaaatttggttacttttcaaaaaaaaaaaacatgggataTGTTAGATTTTCGATTTGtggattatttcatcattttgaaCCAAATATTGCTTATATGAATACGAAGAATGATTagaaaaatgttatatataaaatttatttttaaaacatatttaaaaaacatagaaaattggttaaaaatatttcaaatccccaaacatttattttttaaaatatcaaaaaatagttatcaaaatctattttttaatacgTTACCAAAACAATACCTAAATAACTTTATTCccattttttataggtaaaggTGATAAAAGTTTGGGAAAAGCTTAATTTTTCAATGGAAAATAAGTgaatacttatatatatatatatattattttatttttattttttcctttgcttaTAATTTTCCCCTCTAAACTTTCcgtgaataaaagaaaaatgatccTATATCTGctgtattttttgaaaatatctttaCCTACCATCCTTTTTGcaacctttttttaaaagaaaaaaaaaaagtaagttgGTCAAAAGTCCTCACTTTCCGTGGTAATAGTATTTTCCACTCCTGGCTATAAACAATTGTGAGTGGGTTATATACTAATGTATCATCCAACACActggattttaaaaatatgatgctAAGGGCCTTAAGGCACTGTTGGGTTAGCATCTTGGAATGGTAATTCAAAGTCTATCCTATGCCTGAATGTGGAATGTTGTATTCacaacttcattttctttctccacAAATTCGGATTTATACTATCTTTGAAGGGAACACCCATCCATTCTTATATCATTAAGTTGCTCACTAGTTTACTAGTTGCTTTAGAGTACAAAATGAGAttccttaaaagaaaaatcataactAGAAGAGGAAAGGGAATGGAATGTAAttgacttcaattaaattttaccCAAAACACAAAAGTGTGGAGTTTAGAGTCAAATGATCTTTATTGTGGGAGTCGGGTTTGTGGGGAGGCCTTCCTCCACATGTCAGTCCACTACTAATCCACGTGGCGCTCCTCTCGGTACGGTTT
Above is a genomic segment from Vitis riparia cultivar Riparia Gloire de Montpellier isolate 1030 chromosome 14, EGFV_Vit.rip_1.0, whole genome shotgun sequence containing:
- the LOC117929582 gene encoding heavy metal-associated isoprenylated plant protein 36-like; the protein is MATQGEAKEVVEEALEPLKYKTWVLKVSIHCEGCKKKVKKILQNIDGVYTTEIDTRQQKVCVTGNVDVETLLKKLVKNGKHAELWPEKADHRKEKKSKNKEKQKDQESNEQEGGHGGDKEKSTVKFEAVQEPTKNPEPKHSEAAAASGSGGGGGGGGGAKVGENGPAAKNGAAAQKEAKPEVKKPEASPAGEAPPAAEKKVGESDACADKGGSGNGSKKKKKKGQKPNSDVGAPSSDTPAAPPGSPNPSPAPSHGPAPASTQTVYHYPPHYYAPPQPAYTVSYNTMHPSTSHGASYYATPPPQYSYAYMHPGPWTEPPPSDFDSNPPSVHPPSDSFQFFSDENPNACSLM